The Chloroflexota bacterium DNA segment CGTATTATCGGCCAAAAAGTAGATTGCCTGGGCAATTTCTTCGGGGGTGCCAACCTTCCCGCTGACAGTTTTGCGGGCCAGATTTTCCAAACGCTGCTGCACCGAGCCGTCCCCGGCATGATCACGGTTCATCCCGGCGCGCAGCATGGGCGTATCCACTGCACCGGGTAAAATCGCATTCACACGAATATTCTGTGGGGCGAATTCAATCGCCATCGCCCGCGTCAGGGCCAACAATCCGCCCTTGCTGGCGGCATAGGCCGAAATATCTTTGGAAGTCGCCACGGCATGAACAGATGAAACATTCACCACCGCCCCGCCACCCTGACTAACGAGCAACGGGTGGGCTAATTTGGCGCTCAAGAACACCGAGCGCAAATTGGAGGCCATCACTGCGTCCCACTCTTCGACACTGGTTTCAAGCAACGGCTTGGTGATCTGGTAAGCGGCGTTGTTAATCAACGCTGCCAAAGTTTGGGTAAATTGCTGCGCCTGCTTAAAAATTGCTTCCAGCGCGGCGGGATCCGAAATATCAGCCTTGATGAATAAGCCGTTTGTGGGGAACTCTGGGCCAAAATCCGAGCGATCCACGCCAATCACGCGCCAACCTTTTTCGGTAAACAAGGCCACGGTCGCACGGCCAATGCCGCCCGCCGCGCCGGTGATCAACATGCATTTGGGTTTGGAAACTGGAGATTGAAGATTATTCATTTTATCCAACTTTTACCACAAAGACACGAAGAACAGCTTTTTGTTTTTCTTTGTGCCTTCGTGTCTTCGTGATTATTTCGTTTTGAGTTATAGGACTACGTCCACTTGTTAAAATCATCCGTCGGAATATCCAATCCATCCAGCAAATTTTTGATCGTGTTCCAGTGGACGCGCTCCCAGGCCGCGGGGCTGGAATTGGAATTATGCGGAGCTAGCATGACGTTGTCCATGTGGAGCAACGGACTCGACCCCGGGAGGGGTTCGTACTCAAAAACATCCAGCGCAACCCCGGCGATAGATCCGTTCTCGATGGCCTGCACCAAAGCGGATTCATCCACAATCGGGCCGCGCGCCGAATTAATCAGCACAGCTTCGGGTTTCATCATGGCAAATGTTTCAGCATTCATCAGATGAACGCTGGTCGGATTGAGATCACAGTTCACGCTAACAAAATCGGCACGGTCGAGCAAATCTTCAAGCGAAGTCATTTCCAGACGTTGCTCACGGACAAAATCCGGCTCAATCTGACGAATATCATTACCCAGCAACTCCATCCCGAAGGCGCTCGCCCGCCGAATGACAGCCTTGCCGATGTTGCCCACGCCGATCACCCCCAGCGTACACTCGCTCAACGAACGTCCGGGGATTTTCTCCCACTGGCCTGTTTTCATAGCGTGGTCCATCCACGGCTGGCGGCGGGCAAAAGCCAAAATATAGCCCATGACCGTATCCGCCACGGGTAGAGTAAATGCATTGGGGGTGTTGCCAATCTTAATCCCCAGCCGAGCGCAGGCAGCCTGATCAATCGAGTCGATGCCCGTCCCCCATTTGGAAATGACCTTCAACCGCGGCACACACGCCTCGAGTACGCGCGGCGTGTAGCGGTCATCACCACAAATCGTGCCATCAAACCGACCAGCATATTCGAGCAGGTCATCTTCATCCAGGCGCTCTTCCACCTCGGGGACGATCAACGTCAGGCCGTACTTTTCCAGCACTGGGCCGAAGCGGTCGAGGAAAAGAATCATATAGGGGGCGGTAAAAAGAATAGTTGGCATAAGCGTTTACCTTAATTACGAACACATTCAAACGTCCAAACGTTTCCTCATCAAAAAATCCACAATCTCAAAATCAAGCTCTTCGTCAATATCCCAGGCTTCGGCAGCGTCAATCTCGAACATCAGCGGACGTTCGCCAAGGCGGTTGCGGCGCGTTTTCAGTATGTCTGCGGTAAAAATATACATACAAGAATTCTCTTCATATACCGGTGGCAAATCCTGGGTTCGCAGCAGCATCGCCGGGTTATGATTGACTGCCCGGCCTAGCTGATCCCACAAACGCGTGTGCAAGCGTGTAACTGAAAAAAGCGAATCGCAGGTTGGAT contains these protein-coding regions:
- a CDS encoding SDR family oxidoreductase gives rise to the protein MNNLQSPVSKPKCMLITGAAGGIGRATVALFTEKGWRVIGVDRSDFGPEFPTNGLFIKADISDPAALEAIFKQAQQFTQTLAALINNAAYQITKPLLETSVEEWDAVMASNLRSVFLSAKLAHPLLVSQGGGAVVNVSSVHAVATSKDISAYAASKGGLLALTRAMAIEFAPQNIRVNAILPGAVDTPMLRAGMNRDHAGDGSVQQRLENLARKTVSGKVGTPEEIAQAIYFLADNTQSSFMTGQALIVDGGATARLSTE
- a CDS encoding phosphoglycerate dehydrogenase; protein product: MPTILFTAPYMILFLDRFGPVLEKYGLTLIVPEVEERLDEDDLLEYAGRFDGTICGDDRYTPRVLEACVPRLKVISKWGTGIDSIDQAACARLGIKIGNTPNAFTLPVADTVMGYILAFARRQPWMDHAMKTGQWEKIPGRSLSECTLGVIGVGNIGKAVIRRASAFGMELLGNDIRQIEPDFVREQRLEMTSLEDLLDRADFVSVNCDLNPTSVHLMNAETFAMMKPEAVLINSARGPIVDESALVQAIENGSIAGVALDVFEYEPLPGSSPLLHMDNVMLAPHNSNSSPAAWERVHWNTIKNLLDGLDIPTDDFNKWT